A portion of the Thermomicrobiales bacterium genome contains these proteins:
- a CDS encoding MarR family transcriptional regulator produces MADTELVESLVRLWRALHTVAAPTQDGDITVQQFWLLRQLRRKGPMRVTDLAAALGVAQNTVTAACKRLEARELITRQRTTQDERVVQVALTEAGAARVDAWRAYRHEAYANLVSGLSPDEQAQLQQLLDRVLVRAGDAAR; encoded by the coding sequence ATGGCTGATACGGAGCTCGTCGAATCGCTCGTTCGTCTCTGGCGGGCGCTGCACACGGTGGCTGCGCCGACGCAGGACGGCGATATCACGGTTCAGCAGTTCTGGCTGCTGCGGCAACTGCGTCGCAAGGGACCGATGCGCGTGACTGACCTGGCCGCCGCGCTCGGCGTCGCGCAGAACACGGTGACGGCGGCCTGCAAGCGGCTCGAAGCGCGTGAGCTGATCACACGCCAGCGGACGACGCAGGATGAGCGCGTCGTGCAGGTGGCGCTGACCGAGGCTGGCGCAGCGCGCGTCGATGCCTGGCGCGCCTATCGCCACGAGGCGTACGCCAATCTGGTCAGCGGCCTCTCGCCGGATGAGCAGGCACAGCTGCAGCAGTTGCTGGATCGCGTGCTCGTTCGCGCCGGGGATGCAGCCCGATGA